A window of Streptomyces sp. ML-6 genomic DNA:
GGTGCCGGCTTTCATTCCGTCAATCACTGTGTCGCGGCGCAGTTTTGCTGGGTCGTGTCCGTCCTGGATGTGGCGGGCCAGGAGGTGGTACTTGCGGTGCCAGTCGGGTCCGTACGGGAGAAGCCAGTTGGGGTCGAGGGCGGTGAGGCGTGTGTGACGGGTTGTGGGGAGTTGGTCTTTGCGGGCCAGGCCGCGTTGGTCGACGAGGAACTGGCCGCCGGGATCGTGGGCAGGGATGGCGAGATGGCCGTGCTCGGCGTGGAAGGCCTCGACGAGGGTCATGTTGCCTTCGAAGGCGGCTTCGTGCTCGTCCCAGATCATGCCGAGCTCGTCGAGTTCGGCGGTCCAGTGGGCAGTCAGGGTGCCGCGGCGGTGGGCGGTGCGCTGGCCGGCGATGAAGGGGCCGAGGCGGTAGCCGTAGGCGTCGGTGTAGTCGACCGGGACCTTCAGGTGACCGTGTTCTGTGTGGTAGCGGGTGGCGGCGGCCAGGCCGGCACGGCGGGGTGCGGAAAGGACTGCGCCGGCCGACGGCCAGGCCAGCAGGTCCATCGCGCGGGCGATCGTGCCCGGGTCGAGGGTGAAGTCGAAGCGGAACCGGCGTGTGAGGAGGCGGTGGGTGTCGGCGTCCAGGCGGTGCGCGGTGGCCTTGCGCGGGGCGCGGGCAGCAATCGTCTGGTCGTGGTGGCGCAGTGCTGCGGTGATCAGCCAGAGGGCTTCGTAGGGGGTGTCGAGGAGGTCGGTGGGGTCGGAGTCGGGTGGGATGTAGGCGGGGATGATCAGGCTCGCGGTCTTCACATCGGTGGTGGGAGGTTTGCGCAGGGCGCGGCCCAGGGCCTGGACGATGCGGCGCACGCTTTCGGTGCGGGAGGCGAACACGATTGCGTCCACAGCTGGCAAGTCGATGCCCTCGGACAGTACTTGGGCGTTGGTGATCACGGCGCGGTCGGCGTTCGCGAACCGGTCGAGGAGTTTCGCGCGCTGGTCGGGGGTGTGGTTGCCGTTGATCGAGGAGACGGACAGGGTGCCGGCCCAGGAGGGGCGTTGGTCGGGTGGGAGGGTGCGCAGGGTGTGGGGGAACTGGCGGGCGAAGTCTTCTGCGTCGGCGACCTGTTGGAAGTAGACGATCACATGTTTGAGGTCGTGTTCGGTCATCGCTTTGAGGATCGCCAGGTGCAGGGCGGTCGTCCGGCGTGCGGTCGGGGCGAAACCGGTGTGCGCGTGGTCGGGGTCGGTCAGGACCGTGCGCAGGTCGGTGTCGGTGATGGTGGGGACCAGGAGCTGGTAGTCGGCCAGGACGCCGTCCTCGATCGCAGCCGCGTGGGTGTAGGTGTGCAGGCGGGGGCCGAATACCTTGGTGTCGTCCATGGAGGCGATCAGGGACGGGGACTCCCATGCCGGTGCGGTCGATGCGGTCCGCTTGGGGCGCGGGCGGGTGTCCGGGGCCTCGGCCAGGCGCGGCGCCTCCCACTCATAGGGCGTGGCGGTCAGGTACAGACGGCGGTCGGTGCGGATCCGGGAGGAATCGTGGACCATCGTCCATTCCTTGTCCCAGGAGCCCGCGGTGCGATGCGCCTCGTCGATGACTGCGAGGTCGAAGGCGGGTGCGGTGAAGACGGAGTGCTGGATTTCCTCGATCCGCGGGAGGGAGTCGAGGGTCACGAGCACGATCGCCTTCTCGTTCTTCCTGGCGCGCTGGACCAGCCAGTACGCCAGGTACTCCCCCGAACCCGTACTGCTCGCGCCCGCCTTGGCCAGCACGGGGTGCTTGTCCGCGTTCAGCGACGACACCGCCATCAACGCCTCGGTACGGCCGTCAGCGCGGGCCGCGGCCGCCCACTGGCCGATCAAATCCCTCGACGGCACCACCACCAGCAGAAACCGGACGTCCAGGGCCTCGGCCGTGCGCAGCGCGATCAGCGTCTTGCCCGTACCGCACGCCGACACCATGTGCCCGCGACTCCCGGGTTTCCTCAGACCTCTTACCCCGCTGTCCACCGCCGCCTGCTGATCCGTGCGCAGCGTCCGGCGGGCAGGCGCGAAAGCGTCGGTCAGGGGCGGGTGGCTGCCCGGGACAGCGGGGCTGGGGTTGGTGGCCATCGGGTGGTTCCTTGGGAGGCTCGGCTGAAGGTTCGCAGGGGGCGCGGGGCGAGGGGTCACTGGTAGAGGAAGTCTGTCCACCACACCTGAAGCCCGTCGACCAGGGCGACAGCATTGTCTGCCACCTGACGGCGCTGGACGGTTTCATACGTGGCGTATACGGCGTCAAAGGCCGGCCCGGGATTGTGGTAGTCGGCGGCAAGCCGACAGAAAAGGGGTGAAGGACTGAAGACGGTTGTCGCCGCCTCGTCTTCGTCCACCAGCTCCGCGGGAAGCCCGCCGTACACCTCGGAGGCGATCCAGCATGCCCAGTCCACCAGCCTGCGTGTCGCCCCCACGTCGGCCGCGACGCGGTCGAGCAGCAGCGGGCGGCAGTGGGGATCAGGGCATTCGTCCACCGTCGCGTAGAACAACCGGTCCGGCAAGGCGTCACCCGACCGGGCCTGAGGGTCTGACAGGTACGCCCCGGACGGCGGCACGAACGTGCGTTGCCGACGGCGGACCGTGGCCGCAGTGTGCACATGGTCCACGCCGCTCACGATTCTTTCCACGGGCCCCTCCAGCAAAGTTCGTTCCGGTATCACGGTTCGTCTGTCGGCGTCGCGCAAAGTCCGGGTTCAAACGGCGCTCGCGCTTATCCTCGCGTGTCCCCACGCACGACAGTGGAGGAGCGACGAACATGCCTCATGGCAGCGGATTTTCCGGTAGGGAGACAGACCCTCGAAAGCGCGGAATCCGCCCGCGTAGCTCTGTTGCCTGCCCTTGTCCTGCCGAAGCAGCCGCGAGAGCGCCAGGCTCGTGCATGGTCGTCAGGATGCCCACCGGGCCTGGAACCGCCCTTCTCCTCGCCGGCTGACAGCCAGGACGCCCGGCAGATCCTCACTCCGGCGACGAAAAGTGAGCTGTACTGAGATTCGTGGAGTCCCTGATGCCAGGGTTACGATCCTGGCGAAGGAGATCCACGAGCAACATGCCTGCACCACGTAAGTAGCCGGATGAACTCCGGGAGCGCGCGGTCCGCGAGGTCCGCATCACCGGCCGCCCCATCGCGCACGTCGCGAAGGACCTGGGCATCCACAAGGAAGCCCTGCGTGGCTGGGTCCGCCAGGCCGAGGTTGATCACGGCGAACGCGACGACCGGCTGACCAGCGCCGAGCGCGATGAACTGAAGCAACTCCGCAGAGAGAATGCCGAGTTGAAGCGGGCGAACGAGATCCTGAAAGCCGCGTCCGTGTTTTTTGCCCAGGAGATCGACCGTCCCCGGACGAGGCCGAGCAGGTGATAGACCGCCTGCGGGACAGAGGTCTCGGGGTTGATCCCGTCTGCCGGGTGCTCCAGCTGTCGCCGTCGACGTACTTCGCCCGCAAGAAGGCGGCCGAAGTCGGCCCGCCGGACCTGGTCGACCGCGACTTCACCGCCTCCCGGCCCGACCAGCTCCGGGTGGCAGACATGACCTACGTCCGTACCTGGTCCGGCTGGGCCTACGTGGCATTCGTCCTGGACGTGTACTCACGGATGATCGTCGGCTGACAGGCCGCGGACCACATGCGGACCGAACTTCCGCTGGAAGCCCTCGAGATGGCGCTGTGGAGACGGAGGACCAAGAAGGACTCCGGCCTCATTCATCACAACGACCGCGGGCCGCAATACGTATCAATTCGGTATACCGGCCGGCTGTCCGACATCGGCGCCTCCGCATCGGCCGGCTCGGTCGCGGACTCGTACGACAACGCGATGGCCGAGGCCCTGAACGGCACCTTCAAGGCCGAGCTCATCGAGACGCAGGGCCTCTGGAAGGACATCGACCAGGTCGAACGGGCGATCTTCCAGTGGATCACCTGGTACAACGAAGAACGCCTCCACTCCGCACTCCACTACGTACCGCCCGCCGAGCACGAGCAAGCCTTCTGGCGGAGCCAGAAGCAAACCCCGCAGTCCGCCTGAACCATCAAGATCGGACTCTACGAAACTTGGGGCGGTTCACCAATAAACCCCCCTCCCAGCGTCAATCTCGCGGACGCCTCCGGCGACGAGTGCGTCGGCCACAGGGCGGTAGCGGTCCGCCGGCGGGCGCGGAGGACCGCGACGACCTTCGACAGGGGTGTGGTCGGCATGCTCACGCCTCCGGGTCCGCGAACGCGGGCCGGGTGCCGTACTCCTCGACCGCTCCGGGGTCGAGGGACACGCCGAGTCCGGGGCCGGAGGGGATGTCGAGGCATCCGTCGGCACCAAGTCGCCAGCCCCCCGCGACCAGGTCGTCCACATAGGCCGAGCCGGTCTTGTACTCGACGAGGTCGGTGGACGCGAGCGCCGACGAGAGCTGCAGATCGGCGGCGAGACCGATGGCCGTGTTCCATCCGTGCGGGATCAGGCGGATGCCGAGGTCCTGGGCCTCCCAGCCGATCCGTCGCGACTCGCTCAGACCGCCTCCCTTGGTGGTGTCGGGCTGGACGATGTCGAAGGCGCGGCGCCGCAGGTAGGGGGAGAAGCTCTGCCTGCGGGTGAGGACCTCGCCGCCGCTGATGGGGACGGGTGAACCCGCGCGGAGTTCGGCGAAGCCTTCCAGGTCGTCCGGCGCGAGGGCCTCCTCGAACCAGGCGACGTCATAGTCGGCGAGCATCCGCGCGGTTCGCTTCGCCCATGCCAGGCCGCCGGGGAAGAACCCTTCGGAGCCGCCGGCGTCGACAGCGAGCAACCGGTCGCCTATCGCGGCGCGGGCGGCGGCGACGGTGCGCTCGTCGGTGGCGGCGTCCACCCGTCCGAACTTCCACCAGCCGATCTTGAACGCGGTGAATCCCTGCTCCACGAGTTCGGTGAGGTGGTCCGTCATCGGTCCGGCCTCGTCCATGAGCACCGACGCGTAGGGGCGCACCCGGGTACGGTGGCGCCCGCCGAGCAGCCGGCCGACCGGCTGACCGAGCGCCTGACCGGCGATGTCCCACAGGGCGATGTCGATGGCGCTCGTCGCGTGCGTGAGCGCCCCGCCCCGGCCCATCCAGAACGCGGTCTGGTGCAGCGTCTCGGTGATCCGCTCGACCTCCACCGGGTCCTGTCCGACGAGGTGCGGGAGCAGAAGGTCGATCGCTCCCCGGACGAGATTCTCGGTGGTGAACGCGCTTCCGATGCCCGTGACGCCTTCGTCGGTGTGGACGGCGACAAGCGTGTGCACGACATCGTCCGGGCGCAGTTCGTTCGACCAGCCACCCTCGGGAGTCGCCCCGCGAAGACCGCATGTCTCGACCCTGGTGATTCTCATGAGTGCCTCTCGTGACGGGTACTATCGCCGCGGGCGCCGACGAGGCGGGCGGCTGTGTTCGGGACCGTACCCGACCGAGAGGGTCATTGTCGACAATCGACTATTTGGCTACAGTCTGCCGGACCGCCTGCCGCACCCGCCCCGGGAGGCGCCACCGGAAGGCCCCGCGCGACAAAGCCCCGCTCCCCCGCCCTCCGACCCCCCGACCCACCTCCCCTCCGCACCCCCGGGAGCCGCCGAACTTGATTGTCGACAAAGTGCGATCCTGCTACGCTCCGGCCATGTCTGGTCTTTCCGCGCTTCCCGCGCTCCCCTCCGCCGCCCTCGCCTCCCGCCGCGAAACCGTGGCGGACGTCCTCCGCGAGGCCATCACCTCGGGCCGTCTCCAAGCGGGCCAGAAGCTCACGGAGTCGGGGGTCGCCGAACAGCTGGGAACCAGCAGGGCGCCGGTCCGCGAGGCGCTGCGCCAGCTGGAGCAGGAGGGCCTGGTGGTCTCCTACCCGTACCGCGGTACGGAGGTGCTCGGCGTCTCCCAGGAGGAGATCGAGAACGTTCTCGTACCGGTCCGCGTCTCCCTGGAGAAGTTCGCCTTCCGCAAGGCGATGCCCCGTCTGACCGACGCGGATTACGCCCATCTCCAGTCGCTCGTCCACAACATGGAGGAAGCGGCCGACGCGTCCGACGCGGCGCTGCTCGCCGACGAGGACATCCGCTTCCACGAGGCGGTCGTGACCTTGTCGGGGCAGCAGCACTGCCTGCAGATCTGGCGGTCGATCCAGCCCCGCGTGCGCGCCTACTTCCGGCGCGACGCGAACCACTACCCGGACGCGACCGTGGTCGCCGGGCAGCACCTCGAGCTCATCGACGCACTTCGCGCGGGCGACGAGCACGCACTGGACCGCGCCGTCACCGCCCACATCCAGACCCATTTCAAAACCACCGAGGACTCCTCCGAATGACTAGAACGATCTTGATCACCGGCGGCGGAAGCGGCATCGGCCGCGCCACCGCGTTCGAAGCCGCACGCCGGGGCTGGGCCGTCGGCGTCCTCGACCGTGACGGCGAGAGCGCCGAACGGGCGGCGGCCGAGGCCCGGCGCGTGGGCGCCCACAGAGTCTGGTCGGCCGCGGCGGACGTCACCGGCGAACGGGAGCTCGTCGACGCGTTCGGCGCGGCGAGCACCGCACTGGGCCCGGTGGACGGGGTGATCGCGAGCGCCGGCATCGAGGTCAACGCGCCCCTGCCACAGATGCCTCTCGACACATGGCGCCGCGTTCTCGACGTGAATCTCACCGGCGCCTTCCTGACCGTACGCACGGCCGCGCAGGCTCTGCGGGACGCCGGGAGGCCGGGCTCCCTCGTGTGCGTGTCCTCCCCTTCCGCCTTCGTCGGCTTCGCGGGCGGCTCGAACAGCGCGTACGGAGCGTCCAAGGGCGGAGTCTCCGCGTTCGTGCGGGCGGCCGCCATCGACCTCGCCCCTCACGGCATCCGCGTCAACGCGGTCGTCCCCGGCGCCACCGACACTCCGATGCTCTACTTCGGTCTCGACGGTGACGCGCTCGAAGCGGAGCGCGCGCGCCTGAGGGACGCCGCGGCACGGCAGATCCCGCTCGGGCGGATGGCCGACCCCGCCGAGATCGCGCGTGCCGCCGCCTGGCTGCTCTCCGAGGACGCCTCGTATGTCACGGGCAGTCACCTGGTCTGCGACGGCGGCCTCATGGCCAAGAGCGCGAACGATTTCTGACCGGACTTCCGACCAAACCCGAGAACCCACCGCAGAAAGGCCGAACTCACATGACAACTCAGGCGATCGGCGCCACGACATGGGTGGTCGCGGACGGCTACATCCCCCCGAGCAGCACCGGACCGGCACCCGCGATGACCAGCCATGACAGCATCTGCATGCTCAACGCCGGCGACGACCCCGCACACGTCGCCGTCGAGGTCTTCTACACCGACCGCGAGCCGGTCGGACCCTATGAACTCACCGTTCCCGCACGCCGCGCACACCACCAGCGGATCAATGATCTCCGCGGCCCCGAGCCGATCCTTCCGGGCGTCGACTACTGCCTCGTGATCCGGAGCGACCACCCCATCGTCGTCCAGCACACCCGCCTCGACTCCCGACAGGCGGAGAACGCCCTGATGTCCACCATCGCCTACCCCTCCTCCCGGTGATCTTCCCTGTGAGCAATTTGGTCGACAATCTACAATCGATAAGGATCGGTTCATCATGTCCCACGCACGCCCCGGAGAGAGCGGCCGCCTGACCCGTCGGGTGGCCGCGATGGCGGTGGCCGCCGCCATCGGCGGCTTCCTCTTCGGATTCGACACCGCCGTGATCAACGGCGCCGTGAACGCCATCGAGACCAACTTCGCGCTGGACTCCATCGGACTCGGCACCATCGTCGCCGTCACCCTGCTGGGCGCCACACTCGGCTCCTTGAGCGCCGGCTGGCTCGCCGACCGCATCGGGCGACCCCGCACCATGGCGGTCGCCGGCGCCGTCTTCCTCGTCGCCGCGATCGGCTGCGGCCTCGCCCAGGGCCTCTGGGACCTGGCGATCTGGCGCCTGCTCACCGGCTACGGCGTCGGATTCGCGACAGTGATCGGACCGCTCTACATCTCGGAGATCGCTCCGGCGAACGTGCGCGGCCGCCTCGCGTCGCTCCAGCAGATGGCCATCGTCCTCGGCATCTTCGCCGCTCTCCTCTCCGACAGCTCGATCGCGCTCGCGCTCGAAGGCGCGGACGCGCGGGCGTTCCTCGGGCTCCCCGCGTGGCGGTGGATGTTCCTCGTGGGCATCGTGCCGGCCCTCGTCTACCTGGTCATCGCGCTCGCGGTCCCCGAGTCGCCGCGGTTCCTCGTCGCGCGCGGGCGGGCCGCCGAAGCGCGCGACGTGCTGCAGAGGCTCCAGGACATCACGGCCGAAGAAGCCGCCGCGCTGACCGACCGCATGGCCGCGACGCTGCGGACCGACCGCTCCGCCCGCTTCCAGGACCTCCTCGACCGGCGGCACGTCCTCCTCCCCGTCGTCTGGGTGGGGATCGGGCTCGCGGCCCTTCAGGCCCTGGTCGGCGTCGACGTCATCTTCTACTACTCCACGTCGCTGTGGCAGTCGGTCGGCTTCGGCGAGTCGGCGGCGTTCGCGCTGTCGGTGCTGAGTTCCTTCGTGAACGTGGCCGCGACGGTGGTCGCGATTCTGCTCATCGACAAGGTGGGCCGCCGCCGGCTGCTGCTCGCCGGATCGACGGGCATGTTCCTGAGTCTCGTCACGGTGGCGGTGGGCTTTTCCACCGCCACCATCGCCGCGGACGGTGAGCCCGCGCTGTCCGGGATCTGGGGGCCGGTCACTCTTGTCGGCGCGAACCTGTTCGTCGTGGCCTTCGCCGTCTCCTGGGGTCCGGCCGTCTGGGTCCTTCTCGGCGAGATGTTCCCCAACCGCATACGCGGCCTTGCGCTGTCGGCGTGCGCCGCCGCCAACTGGCTCGCCGGCGTCCTGCTCAACTTCACGTTCCCGAGCCTGCGCGACCTCTCCTTGGCGGGAAGCTACGGGGTCTACGCGTTCATGGCCCTGCTCTCGTGGCTGCTCGTGTTCTTCTTCGTCGGTGAGACGAAGGGGCGTTCACTGGAGGACGTGCAGGAAGACGCCACACCCGTGACCAGCCCGCTGAAGTGAAACGCGCCGACGAGGCGCCGGACGCCGCGGCACTCATGCCCGGCCCCCCGCCCCGGATCCGGAACGTGCTCCGGGGCGCCTGCGGGGCTGCCCACCCTGTTGTCCGACGCCGAGACGCAGGCACGCGACCCGACCGAACAGCTCCAGACGCAGGTATCGAGCGCGACGACGAGGACCCTGGCCGTCCAACCTGGAACGCGCGGCCAGGAGCCTGCGCCACGTGCTGCAGGAAGCACCTGGCGCCCCGCCCGGTACGCGGCGCCCGGCTTCACGGCCGCCATGCCGGCCTTCCGGGACTCGTGCACCGCGTCGTAGACATCGCGCTGGAGCGGGGCGAAGGAACCGCTGATCGGCAGGGTGCGCGTCACGTCGGCGGTGCAGAGGGGGTGGGTCTCCGCTCCGGCGTCGAGCAGGAGCAGTTCGCCAGGGCGCACCGGTCCGTCGTTGTCCGTCCAGTGCGTGATCGTGGCGTGCTCGCCGACGGCGCAGATCGTGCCGTGGCCGACGGCGTTGCCCTCCAGACGCGCGCGGCGGAAGAAGGTGCCCTCGATCCACCGCTCGGCACGAGGCGACCGCCCCGGAGAGTTCGCCGACCACATCGGTGAAGCCGGGCACCGTGGACTCCACGGCCTTGCGGAGTCCGGCAATCTCCCAGTCGTCCTTGACGAGGCGGAGATCGCTCAGCGCCTTCCCCGCTCCAGCGGCGCGCTTCCCCTCGGTGGTGACGCCGGCCTCCAGGGAGGGGGCGACGCCCCGGACGATCCGGGTCGGCACGCCGGGGGCGGCGGCCAGGACACCGGC
This region includes:
- a CDS encoding sugar porter family MFS transporter encodes the protein MSHARPGESGRLTRRVAAMAVAAAIGGFLFGFDTAVINGAVNAIETNFALDSIGLGTIVAVTLLGATLGSLSAGWLADRIGRPRTMAVAGAVFLVAAIGCGLAQGLWDLAIWRLLTGYGVGFATVIGPLYISEIAPANVRGRLASLQQMAIVLGIFAALLSDSSIALALEGADARAFLGLPAWRWMFLVGIVPALVYLVIALAVPESPRFLVARGRAAEARDVLQRLQDITAEEAAALTDRMAATLRTDRSARFQDLLDRRHVLLPVVWVGIGLAALQALVGVDVIFYYSTSLWQSVGFGESAAFALSVLSSFVNVAATVVAILLIDKVGRRRLLLAGSTGMFLSLVTVAVGFSTATIAADGEPALSGIWGPVTLVGANLFVVAFAVSWGPAVWVLLGEMFPNRIRGLALSACAAANWLAGVLLNFTFPSLRDLSLAGSYGVYAFMALLSWLLVFFFVGETKGRSLEDVQEDATPVTSPLK
- a CDS encoding GntR family transcriptional regulator, whose amino-acid sequence is MSGLSALPALPSAALASRRETVADVLREAITSGRLQAGQKLTESGVAEQLGTSRAPVREALRQLEQEGLVVSYPYRGTEVLGVSQEEIENVLVPVRVSLEKFAFRKAMPRLTDADYAHLQSLVHNMEEAADASDAALLADEDIRFHEAVVTLSGQQHCLQIWRSIQPRVRAYFRRDANHYPDATVVAGQHLELIDALRAGDEHALDRAVTAHIQTHFKTTEDSSE
- a CDS encoding mandelate racemase/muconate lactonizing enzyme family protein — its product is MRITRVETCGLRGATPEGGWSNELRPDDVVHTLVAVHTDEGVTGIGSAFTTENLVRGAIDLLLPHLVGQDPVEVERITETLHQTAFWMGRGGALTHATSAIDIALWDIAGQALGQPVGRLLGGRHRTRVRPYASVLMDEAGPMTDHLTELVEQGFTAFKIGWWKFGRVDAATDERTVAAARAAIGDRLLAVDAGGSEGFFPGGLAWAKRTARMLADYDVAWFEEALAPDDLEGFAELRAGSPVPISGGEVLTRRQSFSPYLRRRAFDIVQPDTTKGGGLSESRRIGWEAQDLGIRLIPHGWNTAIGLAADLQLSSALASTDLVEYKTGSAYVDDLVAGGWRLGADGCLDIPSGPGLGVSLDPGAVEEYGTRPAFADPEA
- a CDS encoding sensory rhodopsin transducer, with protein sequence MTTQAIGATTWVVADGYIPPSSTGPAPAMTSHDSICMLNAGDDPAHVAVEVFYTDREPVGPYELTVPARRAHHQRINDLRGPEPILPGVDYCLVIRSDHPIVVQHTRLDSRQAENALMSTIAYPSSR
- a CDS encoding SDR family NAD(P)-dependent oxidoreductase, with product MTRTILITGGGSGIGRATAFEAARRGWAVGVLDRDGESAERAAAEARRVGAHRVWSAAADVTGERELVDAFGAASTALGPVDGVIASAGIEVNAPLPQMPLDTWRRVLDVNLTGAFLTVRTAAQALRDAGRPGSLVCVSSPSAFVGFAGGSNSAYGASKGGVSAFVRAAAIDLAPHGIRVNAVVPGATDTPMLYFGLDGDALEAERARLRDAAARQIPLGRMADPAEIARAAAWLLSEDASYVTGSHLVCDGGLMAKSANDF
- a CDS encoding DEAD/DEAH box helicase gives rise to the protein MATNPSPAVPGSHPPLTDAFAPARRTLRTDQQAAVDSGVRGLRKPGSRGHMVSACGTGKTLIALRTAEALDVRFLLVVVPSRDLIGQWAAAARADGRTEALMAVSSLNADKHPVLAKAGASSTGSGEYLAYWLVQRARKNEKAIVLVTLDSLPRIEEIQHSVFTAPAFDLAVIDEAHRTAGSWDKEWTMVHDSSRIRTDRRLYLTATPYEWEAPRLAEAPDTRPRPKRTASTAPAWESPSLIASMDDTKVFGPRLHTYTHAAAIEDGVLADYQLLVPTITDTDLRTVLTDPDHAHTGFAPTARRTTALHLAILKAMTEHDLKHVIVYFQQVADAEDFARQFPHTLRTLPPDQRPSWAGTLSVSSINGNHTPDQRAKLLDRFANADRAVITNAQVLSEGIDLPAVDAIVFASRTESVRRIVQALGRALRKPPTTDVKTASLIIPAYIPPDSDPTDLLDTPYEALWLITAALRHHDQTIAARAPRKATAHRLDADTHRLLTRRFRFDFTLDPGTIARAMDLLAWPSAGAVLSAPRRAGLAAATRYHTEHGHLKVPVDYTDAYGYRLGPFIAGQRTAHRRGTLTAHWTAELDELGMIWDEHEAAFEGNMTLVEAFHAEHGHLAIPAHDPGGQFLVDQRGLARKDQLPTTRHTRLTALDPNWLLPYGPDWHRKYHLLARHIQDGHDPAKLRRDTVIDGMKAGTWLHRQLTTWNTLDDGQRHLLARLGLTPDHVTLTTKKTTTPAPATPSTLKTRKRRSFEQTATLLRAFIERHGRLPGAREGIEVDGERVMIGPWLCKIRTSQKNDQLSDSRSKLIQSILREADTAPAEEERPENSEIP
- a CDS encoding integrase core domain-containing protein — translated: MRTELPLEALEMALWRRRTKKDSGLIHHNDRGPQYVSIRYTGRLSDIGASASAGSVADSYDNAMAEALNGTFKAELIETQGLWKDIDQVERAIFQWITWYNEERLHSALHYVPPAEHEQAFWRSQKQTPQSA